Sequence from the Methanosarcina siciliae T4/M genome:
AAAATGAGCAAAAATTTGGATGTAATCGGTTTTGGCCTTTCACATTTCAGGAGAGATTATGGCAAAAAATTTATTGAATTATCAGGGAAGGGAAAGGTTAGAATTTTGCTTATAGATCCTGAGTTTCATCTAAATGAAGGAAAATCGATTTCAGATCTTAGGGATATTGAAGAAAATCAGGATATAGGATCTATAAGGTCGCAAGTAAAGGATTTTATTCGTGATTATAAAAAACTAAAGGAAATACTGAACAGTGATAATTTTGAAGTTAGAGTTTATAATTGTCTTCCATCAGTGAATATTTTTAGGATAGATAATGAAATGTTTATCGGACCATATTTAATTAATAGAGATAGCAGAAGAACTGTTACTGTTTTGGTTAACTCTACTGGAGAGTTGTTTGAACAGCATATGGAACATTTTGAAGAGATTTGGAATAATTACTCTAGAAAAATTGACGAGTGAAAAAAATGGAGTTGCCTAAGCCAGTGGAAATTTCACCTATGCTGATAGATGAAGCAAGAATGTTAAAGGAAAGCAACAAGGCGAATCAAAATTTCTTTATGGATAATGGTAAGTATAACATCAAAAATTTAGGAACAGTTCATACGCCTCGGAGCCTAGTTAGATATATACTAAATTCGGTAGGTTATTCACCTGAGAAATTTGAAAGTGAACGTATTATAGACTTAGCTAGTGGAACAGGTTCTTTTACATTTGAGATTGCTTCGATTTTACACAATCATCTGATTAGTTTAGGTTACGATAGCTCGGATTATGAAGATGCTAAAAAAATTATAGAAATAATGTCAAACCACATATATGCTTTTGATATAAACAGTATATCAATATTAATTACATTAAAAAGATACCTGTCCATTATTTTGGATGAGATTGAGTTAATTAGGCAATATGATCCCAATTACTTGCCACAGCTAAACGTATATGAAGAGAATAGTCTTTTATCAGCTTATAATTTAAATCTTAAATTTGATTATGTTGTTTCTAATCCTCCTTATGTACGTTATAATGAAATTGATAATAATGTAAAAAAGGCCTATAAGAGATTGTATGAAACATCATCTGGAAAATTCGATCTTTATAGCTTGTTCTTTGAACTTGGGATACAATTATTGAAAAATAAAGGGAAATTAGGTTATATAACCCCGAATAGTTATTTTTCAACATTATATGCGAAGCCCTTACGATCACTAATTCTTTCAAAAACTAAAATTTTAAAATTATTTGATCTTGAAGAAGCAAGACCTTTTTCAAATGTTAATGTTTATCCTGTGATAACGGTTTTATCTAAAGAAAGGGTAAGTTTTGCTCAAGAGAATATTTTTCCATATATTAAAGTAAATGAAGTTTTTAACGATATCAATGCGGAATACAAACCGACAAACTTTAGGGAGATTTCTGTTGCACAAGCAGGTTTAGGTTCAAACGGTTGGAATTTTTTACCTGATTCGATTAGTTCTTTAAGAAAAAATCTCTCTAGTACTTTGCCTCCAATATCGAGTCTTCCTATAGAAATCAAAGCTGGTGTTGCTACAGGTTGTGATGATATATTTGTTCTAAAAGGAGATTTTTTGGATATTGAGGATGAACTCTTGATTCCATTAATAAGGGGCAAAGATATAGATAGATATTCGATAAATTGGGAAAGAACGTATTTATTGAATCCTTATATGGAAAATGGAGTTCCAATTGATTTAGAAGAATATCCTCTGGCCAAAAAATATCTAATAATTAACAGAGAAAGACTTAGCAGAAGGTATCATGTTAAAAAAGGTAAAAAATGGTATGAAACACATGATCGTGTTAATCTAAAAAGAGATCGCAAAAGAAGAATAGTTGGACCGGATATTGCTTATTCTTGCCGTTTTGCTGTAGAAGAGGGAACTTACTTATGCCATAATAGTTGCTACTCTTTCTTTTATAGCGGCGATCTGGATATTTTTGTAGCTGTTCTCAATTCAAAATTCTTTGAATTTGTTTTGAAATCTTCCTTGCCTAAGATTGGTGCAGGATATTGGCGCCAAATGAAAAAAAATCTAATTAATTTACCCATTTTAAATCCAGAAACTTTTGATTTAAATGAACGAAAAAGGATCAAACATCTTATAGAAAAGAGTGAGTGGGAAGAAATAGATGAAGTAATATTCAATAAAATTGGCTTACAGGAAGATGAGGTAAACATTATATATGATTTCCTTAAAAAATGAGTACTTTTTTTTCTATCTCTTTTTCTATTTCATCGTAAAATATTTCAACAGAGCTTTCATTAACTATTATTTTATCGCAGTATTCTGCCATTAAAGTCGAAACACCGAATGAATATTCTATTAGATCTCTCATTATGAATTTATCATAATCTGTAATATGTTCTCTTCCACCCCTACTTTTATTTCTTTCAAAACGTGTTTTTGTGTCCGCAAATATACCTAAACAATATACGTCATCATAATTCTCTCTGAAAACTTTCAATTCTTCTACAGATCTTATCCCCTCAATAACTAGATGATCATATTCATTAAATATTTTAGCATAAGATAAAAAATCCTCCGCAAATGTCTTTTTTCCTTTCGTTTCATATTCTTTTTTGACGAAGTCCAATATTGAAGAATTAACCTTTTCTTTTTCATACCTTTTTTTTACTATTGAACTATCGTGGATAATTTTTATGCCTCTTCTTTTTTCAAAGAAGTCACATACACTAGTTTTTCCTGCACATGAAGGCCCTGTGATCATTATTATAATTTCAATCACCTTTTTGCTCTTCGCCTACTATATAGTCTATAGTAGATTGTTTGGTAATTTTTGGCTTTTCCTCTGCAAATTCTTTCATTGAGTATTTAGATGCCATTTTCTTGATTTCTTCAATACTAAGCCCCGAATTTATTATCGCACTGTATTCATCTATCCTCTTACATGCTTCCTCAAAACTTGGTCTCCTAAAGTCATACTTTATAAATTCGTCAATTTCCATATTACAATACACTTTTTTGGCTCCATCAGGAACAAAATAAAAATTAAAATCTCTGTCTTTTAGCCATTCGTATTTCTCGTTTTCTTCCAGAATTTTCCCTTCAAAGCTTACTCTCCCTTTCTGCATGTTTTTAAAAATCAGAGGTTCTGAATAATTTGGAATGTTTAGTGCAATACCTGACTCAATTGAAGCACGTGGATTTCTACTAACAATAATTTTTAGTTCTTCGAAAGATTTTCCACCCCACCAATCTTTAAAATAATATCCAGGTCCTTTAACTCCACTTTTTTCATAGCTATCTAAAAAGACTGAAGTTTGTTCAATAATTAAAAAGGTCTTTTTTAAGCTGTTCGGAATCTCTTTCATAGCTGAATTTAGAAGGAGATACATATCGTTTTCTTGAATCTCTTTGTACTCTTTATTTGCCCAATAGATTTCAATATGGTGTTTTTTAGCTAGATATTCTAGGTGCTTATACTTCTTGAGGCTAGTTGTAACCAACAATAAAGGAATTTTTTCCATACTTTCAATTTTCTTATTTAACTTATTAAGTTTTTCATTACTCAGTAGTTTCAATTTACGCCGTTCTGAACAACTATTCTCATTAGTTTATAATTTTATTTCGGAGTCACAAGAAAATCTTCTTTAAGCCATTCGAATTTCATTTTTTATATATGTCAAAAAGTTCAATGTTGCAAAAAACAGATGATATAGAGTTTAGTGTACCTCTAAATTATTTTTTACTCTATCGCCAGTTTGTTTATTTTATTAGCATGAAAGTCCATGCGTACTTTCATTATTTGTGCCTGTTATTCGAAGAATATCATGTTTGTTTGGCATGAAAGTATTTTGCACACTTTCATTTCTTGTGCCTTATATTCCAAAGAGTTTCATGTACATTTTTTGTAATAAGCGGGTTCTGGAACTAAGGAGTTTAGAACTACTGTAAAAAGAATAAATTAAAATAATAGCGGGAAATAAGGATAATGGACATATGGACTTAACAATGCAGCAAATGGATTTATTAGCTGGATCTATATTTCTTCTGATAGTCCTGGCTATTTTTTTACACTTTTATAAAATCCGGCTGCTCTCGCATTCCCTGAAACTCTGCAACTGGATCTGCGGGCTGGCTATAAGTTCGGACAGTCCCTGGGTCAAAATGTTTGTGCTCCATCTTGTATTTTTTATCCGGCTGCTTATGTACCTTGCAATTGTTTCCCTTGAACAGGTGGATAAGCTCACCACCCGGGGCCTGCTCAAGCACTATGTTTCAGGCAGCAGGGTTGTCCTTCGGGAATATATATCTGCTTTTATGCACTCCTCCGAAGAGGTTGAAAAATGTATTAGCAGCCTGAGTTCTCAGCCGGCAAACATAAAAGAGAGGCACGTCAGGAAATAACCTCTCAAAACTCGTTTATACAGCAGGATCGCGGGTAAAACCCAAATTTTTCAACATATATCTATATGATCCGGGCTCTACAATACCCTCACATATTTCCCTTTAATTGTTGAAAGACATGCCTGGAAAAGCTCTTATTTTACCGGGAATTTAATATACATCTCGTAATTTGCTTCTTTTTTTAAAAAACACTCACGCTGTATATTTTTATAGCAGAAGATTATATTTTATCCTGGGATTTATTGACTGCCGACCCTCTCATCCCGGGGATTTTCGGCACTGTGTTCTTGATTTTTGCAGGCAGGAAGCGTGTAGCAATGAATATAACTTTAATTGGAATGGCAGGAGCGGGGAAGAGTACTATAGGCAAGGCACTTGCAAAACGCCTGGATTATACTTTTATTGATGTTGACGGCATGATAACAAAGAAGACCGGAATGCCCCTTCAGGCTCTGATTGACAAACAGGGGGATTCGGCTTTGATCAGGTTTGAAGAAGAAGCCATTCTGGAACTTGAGCAGGTGGACAACTGCATCATCTCTCCGGGGGGAAGCGTGGTTTATTCCGAAAAAGCCATGGAACACCTGAAAAAAATCTCAAAGATAGTCTTTCTGGATGCTTCTTTCAGAAGCATAGTAAGAAGGATCCCCAATGCAAGAAAGCGAGGTATAGTCGGGCTCAGGGACAGAAGCCTTAAAGAACTTTTTGAAGAGAGGCTTGTCCTGTATAAGAAGTATGCTGACTTTTCAATAAGGCTTAAAGGAAGGGAAAATGTTCAGAGGGTTGCGGGGAAAATAATTAAACTCTGCTTTGATTCAGAACCCTGAGTTTAGGATCAACTTCGGGGCTTACAGGTTTAACCTGTATTGTCTTATTTACCAAAACCTTTTTTGTTTACCGTTTCCTTTATAAATCCTCACAAGATTTTTATTTACGGTGGGATCCAAGCTTCTATGTCATAATCATTTTCTCTAATTTGTGATGGGAATTTATAATTGTAATCAGATTTTTCAGTTTAAGATACAACAGGATCAGAGGGTTTTCATCAGAACCTGAGCAGTTTACTTTATTAGCTATCAGGTCTTCAATCTGAACAAAATTTCCTTGTTTACAGCTTTCATGCATTTTCCCTGCAGAAAAAAGCAGGATCAACACATAGGATCAACAGGAGATATTTCATGACATCGAGCCGTTTCATTATCACGGTTATCGGCAGCGACAGGGTAGGTATAGTTGCCAGAATCACCACGGTGATGGCAAATTACAATGTAAATATTGTCGATATCAGCCAGACTATCATGCAGGGCATCTTTACCATGATCATGCTTGCCGAAGCTCCGAAGGACAACTTTGACCTTTCGGCTTTCCAGCAGGCTATGGATGCCGAAGGGAAGAGCCTTGGAGTTGAGGTCAAGGTGCAGCATGAAGATGTTTTCCGTTTCATGCACAGGATCTGAGTTGTGAGGAGTTTTTTCCATGATTATAAACCCGAACGAAATCCTGGAAACAATTCAAATGGTCAGGATGGAACACCTGGATATCAGAACCGTCACCATGGGGATCAGTCTCAGGGACTGCAGCCATCCGGATCTTGAGGTTTTCAACGAAAACATCTATGAGAAAATAACTTCCAGAGCAAAGGAGCTTGTCCGGACAACGAATGAGATCCAGAGTCTTTACGGGATTCCTATTATCAACAGGCGAATTTCCGTAACTCCGATATCCATAGCTGCCGAAAGCTGCAGGTCTCAGGACTTCGTTTCCGTTGCAAAGACAATGGATGAAGCTGCAAGGGAAGCGGGTGTGGATTTTATAGGAGGGTTCAGCGCTCTTGTCCATAAAGGAGAAACCCAAGGAGACCTCAAACTGATAAACTCCATTCCCGAAGCCCTCGCATCTACCGAGAAAGTCTGTTCGTCCGTAAACGTTGCAACCACAAAAGCAGGCATTAATATGGACGCAGTCGGCATGATGGGCAAAGTGATCAAAGAGACTGCGGAGCTGACCGCTGACAGGGACGGGATAGGCTGTGCCAAACTGGTGGTTTTTGCAAATGCTCCCGAAGATAATCCCTTTATGGCGGGCGCTTTTCATGGTATAGGCGAGCCTGAGTGTGTTATCAATGTGGGGGTAAGCGGACCTGGAGTGGTCAATGCCGCTCTTTGCGAACTTGAAAACCCGAACCTTACGGAAATCTCCGAGACGATCAAAAAGACAGCCTTCAAAATCACCCGCATGGGGGAAATGGTTGGAAAGGAGGTTTCTCGAAGGCTTGGGGTGGAATTCGGAATTCTTGACCTCTCGCTTGCTCCGACTCCGGCAATCGGGGACAGTGTTGCTGCGATTCTTGAAGCTATGGGGCTTGAGCGCTGCGGGACCCACGGGACAACGGCAGCCCTTGCCCTCCTGAATGACGCCGTAAAAAAAGGTGGAGCAATGGCTTCTTCTTCCGTAGGAGGCTTAAGCGGAGCTTTTATTCCGGTCAGTGAGGATGCAGGCATGATCGAAGCAGTAAAAGCCGGAGCCCTTTCTCTGGAAAAACTCGAAGCCATGACCTGCGTCTGTTCCGTGGGGCTTGACATGATAGCAGTTCCGGGTGATACTTCAGCTACTACCCTTTCTGCAATCATTGCCGATGAAATGGCGGTTGGAGTAATCAACAAAAAGACAACAGCCGTCCGTATCATCCCGGCTCCGGGAAAAGCCGTAGGGGATTCCGTGGAGTTCGGCGGGCTTCTCGGAAATGCACCTATTATGCCGGTAAGCAGTTTCAGTTCCGAGACTTTCGTAAATCGGGGAGGAAGGATTCCGGCTCCCATCCAGTCGCTTACGAACTGAATTGTTATTATCAGAATCGAGAACCTCGGGAAGAGCAATCATTCAGCGCGCTGTCGGGAAGTCAGAATATGCTGCTTTTAAGTTCTCCACGGAGTGGCTGACGACTCAAACAGGATGAAAAACAAAGTCAATAGCCTTCTAGCCTTCAGATAGTGAAGAATGGATTCTCTGAAGTTTGTCCATTAATCCTTTAAAAGGCTGGCTATGGCTTTTTTTCTTATTTTTTTTAATTTTAGTTTTACAGGTATTCTGTTCTTTTTAAGGTTTTGTTTCTCAAACATCTCATGTAAAAAATTATATGTATACTGTTGTAAAATAATCATCAAATACAGAAAATTTTTTCATCATTATTTTATCGATATCAGGTTTCATATTTGAGTCAAAAGTATTTTCTCCTTCATTTTTACTTCGAGTTTTCCCACAGCGATCTCATCATTTCCCTGATTTCTTCTATTTTTTTGATGCTGGATTCATCGTTTATAATATCAAGTTCGTTAAAGGATTCAAGGGCGATCTTTGCTGCAATCGAGGCATCATTCAGGTATCTGTTCCCTGCACTGCTCATAATTGTCTGAAGGGCGGATGCAGCCTGGAAAACGGCATTTTCCATCTCCTCTTCCTCAGCGCTTTTTCCTATCTCCCCAATGGAAGCTGCTATGTTCCCGGTTGCGCTTTGAAGGTTTTCTTTCATTGCTGCTGCAGCCATCTCTTCCAGCATAAGTTCGGCTCCTATTGCAGCTTCCTCAAGGGTTTTCTGAGCAGCCAGTTTCCCGGTTTCTCCGAGGCAGGTGGCACATATGGCGGCATTTTCCGAAACATCAGGGATTTTCATTCTGGCAACCGCTTTTCCAATTTCCCCAAGCCCGATTGTAACGGCAAGGGTTTCTCTTCCCCTGTTAAGGAGAGCCGCCGTATTTCCGCTTTTCCCGAGCATTGAAGCTGCAAGTTTGGCTACCGTCTCAAGCTGCTGTCCGGCTGCGATTTTTCCGATGGTTCCTAAAGAAAGCAGGACCCTGACAGTTGTACTTTCCATGTTCTGCTTCATCGAGCACTGGAGCATCTTTTCCAGGGACAGGATAGCGTTGACTGCGGCATTTTCCATTCCCTGAAGGGCAGCAGCCTTTCCTATTTCTTTTATGGAAGATATTACCTTCTCGGCTTCCAGTTCTTTTCTTTCGCTAAGATACTCTTTACCGATCTCTG
This genomic interval carries:
- a CDS encoding ACT domain-containing protein, whose translation is MTSSRFIITVIGSDRVGIVARITTVMANYNVNIVDISQTIMQGIFTMIMLAEAPKDNFDLSAFQQAMDAEGKSLGVEVKVQHEDVFRFMHRI
- a CDS encoding AAA family ATPase, giving the protein MIEIIIMITGPSCAGKTSVCDFFEKRRGIKIIHDSSIVKKRYEKEKVNSSILDFVKKEYETKGKKTFAEDFLSYAKIFNEYDHLVIEGIRSVEELKVFRENYDDVYCLGIFADTKTRFERNKSRGGREHITDYDKFIMRDLIEYSFGVSTLMAEYCDKIIVNESSVEIFYDEIEKEIEKKVLIF
- a CDS encoding Eco57I restriction-modification methylase domain-containing protein, which translates into the protein MELPKPVEISPMLIDEARMLKESNKANQNFFMDNGKYNIKNLGTVHTPRSLVRYILNSVGYSPEKFESERIIDLASGTGSFTFEIASILHNHLISLGYDSSDYEDAKKIIEIMSNHIYAFDINSISILITLKRYLSIILDEIELIRQYDPNYLPQLNVYEENSLLSAYNLNLKFDYVVSNPPYVRYNEIDNNVKKAYKRLYETSSGKFDLYSLFFELGIQLLKNKGKLGYITPNSYFSTLYAKPLRSLILSKTKILKLFDLEEARPFSNVNVYPVITVLSKERVSFAQENIFPYIKVNEVFNDINAEYKPTNFREISVAQAGLGSNGWNFLPDSISSLRKNLSSTLPPISSLPIEIKAGVATGCDDIFVLKGDFLDIEDELLIPLIRGKDIDRYSINWERTYLLNPYMENGVPIDLEEYPLAKKYLIINRERLSRRYHVKKGKKWYETHDRVNLKRDRKRRIVGPDIAYSCRFAVEEGTYLCHNSCYSFFYSGDLDIFVAVLNSKFFEFVLKSSLPKIGAGYWRQMKKNLINLPILNPETFDLNERKRIKHLIEKSEWEEIDEVIFNKIGLQEDEVNIIYDFLKK
- a CDS encoding non-canonical purine NTP pyrophosphatase: MEKIPLLLVTTSLKKYKHLEYLAKKHHIEIYWANKEYKEIQENDMYLLLNSAMKEIPNSLKKTFLIIEQTSVFLDSYEKSGVKGPGYYFKDWWGGKSFEELKIIVSRNPRASIESGIALNIPNYSEPLIFKNMQKGRVSFEGKILEENEKYEWLKDRDFNFYFVPDGAKKVYCNMEIDEFIKYDFRRPSFEEACKRIDEYSAIINSGLSIEEIKKMASKYSMKEFAEEKPKITKQSTIDYIVGEEQKGD
- a CDS encoding shikimate kinase, which codes for MTADPLIPGIFGTVFLIFAGRKRVAMNITLIGMAGAGKSTIGKALAKRLDYTFIDVDGMITKKTGMPLQALIDKQGDSALIRFEEEAILELEQVDNCIISPGGSVVYSEKAMEHLKKISKIVFLDASFRSIVRRIPNARKRGIVGLRDRSLKELFEERLVLYKKYADFSIRLKGRENVQRVAGKIIKLCFDSEP
- a CDS encoding PFL family protein, translated to MIINPNEILETIQMVRMEHLDIRTVTMGISLRDCSHPDLEVFNENIYEKITSRAKELVRTTNEIQSLYGIPIINRRISVTPISIAAESCRSQDFVSVAKTMDEAAREAGVDFIGGFSALVHKGETQGDLKLINSIPEALASTEKVCSSVNVATTKAGINMDAVGMMGKVIKETAELTADRDGIGCAKLVVFANAPEDNPFMAGAFHGIGEPECVINVGVSGPGVVNAALCELENPNLTEISETIKKTAFKITRMGEMVGKEVSRRLGVEFGILDLSLAPTPAIGDSVAAILEAMGLERCGTHGTTAALALLNDAVKKGGAMASSSVGGLSGAFIPVSEDAGMIEAVKAGALSLEKLEAMTCVCSVGLDMIAVPGDTSATTLSAIIADEMAVGVINKKTTAVRIIPAPGKAVGDSVEFGGLLGNAPIMPVSSFSSETFVNRGGRIPAPIQSLTN